In Pseudomonadales bacterium, the sequence ACTGGTGAATCTGAAACACTGCTACTTAGTCAAAAATATTTTGCTGGTGACAATTTCCAGCATTATATCCTGAAGCCTCGAACCTTTTGGTTTCACTTCGCTAAGAATTCGATTGATTTCTTCATTATCTAAAGCTTCCATTGTTCTGCCAGAAGCATAGGTCATCAATTTCTTAATTAAGCAACGGGTAAAATCATCTTTCTTTTGCAACAGCACTTTTTTGAAGTCGACGATATTCTTGTAGGTTTCACCGGTATGAATTTTGCCTGATGTATCAATTTTCATACCTTTAGCGTTTTTTATTTTATCTGGATCAAGGGTATAGACATATTGTTCTCTTAATTGACCAATGGCGTCGAAACTCTCCAAAGCCCAACC encodes:
- a CDS encoding DUF1585 domain-containing protein codes for the protein GWALESFDAIGQLREQYVYTLDPDKIKNAKGMKIDTSGKIHTGETYKNIVDFKKVLLQKKDDFTRCLIKKLMTYASGRTMEALDNEEINRILSEVKPKGSRLQDIMLEIVTSKIFLTK